The Arthrobacter sp. PM3 genome contains the following window.
GTCCGGGGTGCCGTCCATGATGAAGTCGCCCTTGTCGATCCAGATGGCGCGGTTGCACATGCCCGTGATGGTGCCCAGGCTGTGGCTGACCACAAATACCGTACCGGCCTGCGCCGTGACCTTGTCCATCCTGGCTTTGGAGCGGTCCTTGAACTGGGCGTCACCGGTGTTGAGGGCCTCGTCGATCAGGAGGATCTCCGGATCCACGGCGGCGGCGATGGCAAAACGCAGGCGCGCACCCATACCCGAGGAATAAGAGTTCATCGGGTGGTAGACCTCGTGCTCGAGCCCGGACATTTCGACAATGTCATCGAACTTGGCGTCAATCTCGGCGTGGCTCATGCCCATGGCCAGGCAGCCGAGCCGGATGTTCTGGGCACCGGAGATGGAAGTGATGAGGGCTGCATTCACGCCCAGCAGGATGGGGTTGCTGGAGGCATAGACGCTGCCGCTATCGGGGATGATCAGCCCGGCGAGAACCTTCATCAGGGTGCTCTTGCCGGAGCCGTTGCGGCCGATGATACCGATGGAGTCGCCCTGGTTGGCCACGAAAGAGATCTTGCGCAATGCCGTGGTGCGCACGGTGCTTTCGCTCCGGAGCCCGCGCAGGCTCTTCAGAACGGAGGTCCGGGCGTTGGTTCGTCCCTCGGTTTTGTTTTTGGTGCGGTAGACCACCGAGATGTCATCCACGACGACTGTTGGCTCCGAAAGCAAGCCGCTTGAAACTTCAGACACGTCCGTAGCTTTCCTCTCCGCGCCAGAAAATAAATAGCCCCACGGCGCATGATCCCAGCGCCCATAAGCCCAGGACGGCCCACGCCCGCCAGCCCGGCGTTGTGTCGTACAGCACCGAGTCACGGATGACCTTGATGACCTGGTAAATCGGGTTGAAATCCATGATGGTGCGGACCACGGGATACTTGCCGAAACGGTCCTCGGCAAAAAAGACCGCAGAGACGTACATCAGGAATCTGATGACGAATGAGAGCAGATGGCTGAGGTCGGGGACCTTGAGCATCACCGGGGCCAGCAGCATGCCGATCCCCAGGTTGAAGAAAAACTGAAGCACGATCGCCGGCACGATAAGCAGCCACCGCCACGAGATTTCCTCCGCCGGTGCCGTGAAGATGATGAACAGCAGCATGACGATTGTCACGGGGATATTGGACAGGAACTCGCGCACGTTGAGCGAGATGGGCAGTGAGGCGCGGGGAAACTGAAAGGCCCTGATCATCGACGTGTTGCTCGTCAGAGACTTCGCCCCGCCCAAGATGGACCGGGTGCTCATCTGGAAGGTGAATACTCCGATGATCAGGTAACCGATAAAATTCTCTATGCCTTTGCTCGTGCCCAGGAATACGCCGAAGATCAGATAGAAGCTCAGGCCGTTCAGGACTGGCGTCAGCACGAGCCAGGCGGCACCCAAATGATGCCTATCGTTGCCGCTCTGCACTCGCGCGCGGGCGTCGAACAGGATGAAGCTGCGGCGGTCCCACAGCTGGACGAGGTAGTCCAGGAAATCGGGCCGCTGGCCCACCTTGCTCAGCCGGGCAAGGTTAACGGGCACCGAGACGGTGGCGGGCGCTTCCGGCTGGGCGGCATCAATCTGGGCGGCTTCTGCTTTTTCTTGGATGCTCATCTTGCTACTCCCAGCATTTCCAACTCTCGTGCCAGGGCAACCGCGTTGGCGGCCCACGTTCTTTCCTGCAACACCCGTTCCCGGCCGGCAGCCCCGAACTTCGCCGCGCGCTCCGGGTCCGCAAATACTTCACGGATTGCAGCCGCGAACGACGCCGGGTCCCCGGCTGTGGCGAGGCGGCCCGTCACGCGGTCTTCCACGATTTCGGTCAACGCCGGCAGGTCACTGGCCACCACCGGACGGGCACACGCCATGGCCTCCACAGGCTTGAGGGGCGTCACGGAACGTGTCACCTCCAAGTCCTTGCGCGGCACCACGAAGACATCCAGCGCCTGATGGTACAGAGGCGTCCGGTTTCGCGGTACGCGGCCGGTGAAGACAATGCGGTCCGCGTGTCCGCTACGTTGCGCCTGAATCTGCAGTGCCGGCAGGGAGGAGCCGTCGCCGACTATGAGCAGCCGGAGCTCAGGCATTTCGGGTGCGAGCAGCACAAACGCCGCCAGCAGGTCCTCGATGCCTTCATAGGGTACCAAGCTGCTGACAGTGCCGATAAATTGTCCGGCTTCCGCGAGACCGAGCTCACGGCGGGCACTGGCTTGGTCCTGGGGGTCGGCGAGGAAGGCGCCGCCCACGGCGTTCGGGGCGATGATGACCTTGCTGTCCGGGATACCGGCGGCAACAATATTGGCCTTCATGGCGCTGCCCAGCGTCAGGACAAGGTCGGCGTCGCGCATGACTTCCGTCTCCCGATTTTGGAACAGCCGGTATTTTTCGCTCTGCCGGGCCTCCGGCCCGCGGGTGGAGGCCCAGGTGTCGGCAAGTTGGCCGCGGACCTCATAGACCCAGGGAATCCCGAGTGCCTCGGCCACAGCCCGCACGACCAGCCCGTTGACGTAGTGCGTGGTGGTGTGCAGGACGCTTGGCCGGAACTCCAGGGCCACCGCGAGCAGGTCATCCGCCTGCTGCTGCAGCCGGGCGTCAATGGTCTGGGCCATCGTGGCAGGGAGGAGGCGCTGGTAGCGGATCCCGTCGACGGTGTCTGTGGTCTTCGCGAGGAGCTTGCCGACCTGCACGGGGTAGCCCATCCTGGTAACCGCCAGGACGTCCCAGCCTGCTTCCTTCTGCGCGAGCAGCGTGGAGTGAGACCGCTGGGCGTAACCGCTGGCCGTGTGCGGCAGTGAATTCGTCAGCAGGTGGAGGATCCGGCCGGGGACGGGGGTGAAGGAGCGCCGTTCCAGCGCCGGGGCCGCATCGGCCAGGATGGCAGCCTCGGCGGCCATCCGGGCCTGTTGCCGCTTTCCCGCCGTTCCGGCGTCATCGAGCGCCGCCACGGCGTCGCTGACGGCACCGTCGTACCAGAGCCGCCGGGCCCTGGCCTGCTTGACGTGCCGCGCCGTGCCGGCCTTGGCAAGGAGGACATCCGCCACGTCGGGAAGGTTTGCTGCAAGGGCGACGTCGGCCAGCCGCCGTGCGCGCTCTCCCCGGACGGGACCGCCGGCGGCGATACGGAGCCGCCGTTCGACGTCGGCAGTGTCTCCCGCGGCCAGCGCCGCGAACAGGACGGCCGAGGACGTCGCGTCCTTCGGCGCCCAACGGCCCACACGCTTCGCCAGGGGCAGCGCGGCGGCCGGCATCCGGCGGGAAAGCTGCAGGAACAGGATGACGGGATCATCAGTCAGGTGCTGACGGACCACGCTCTGGGCCAGCCGGACGTTGTTGACGAGCTGCATCATCGGCTGCGGCCGGTTTCGGCGAGGAGTTCGCTGATGATTTCCATGTAGCGGCCCGCGAGCTGCTCGTACTCTGCGTTGGCCTTGACCCACTGGCGGCTGTCGCCGTTGCGAACCAGGCGGCCGCGGTCCGCAGCCAGATCGCGCCACAGGGCGGCGAGTTCTTCCGGGTCGCTGGCGACGATGTCGCCGGCCTCGGCATCGGAGACAATTCTTGCGGCTTCTCCGCGCACCACAGCCGTGATGTGGCGGCCGATTGCCAGAACCTCATAGGTTTTGGACGGCACGGTGGTTTCAAACGACTTCCAGTCGTCCCGCAGGGACACGATGCAGGTGTCCGCGGACGAGTAGCGTTCCAGCATGGCGTCGCCGGTCAGGGGCGGGTGGAAGGTCACCGGGGCCTTCAATTCGCGTGCAAGCTTCTCCAGCGCCGGACGCTGAGTACCGTGGCCCACCATGTGCAGGTGCATGGAGTCCCCCACGAGGGCACTCGCGCGGATGGCGACGTCCAGCTTTTGACTCTCTCCGTGGTTGCCGAGATAGAGAGCTTCGAAGACGTCACGCTCGGGTTCGGGCGGCCCGACGACGGGGATCGCATCCAAGTGCACGCCGTTGCTGACGGTTGCCACGTTCCGGACTCCGCGCGCACGCAGCGTTGCCGCGAAGCCCTCCGTCACGGTGACCACGAGGTCCGCGCGGTGCTGGACGAAATCCACCACATGTTCCACGACGCTTTTCACGCTGCCCTGGACGAGACGGGCGTCGCGGGCCAGGTCCGGCCAGGCGTCGCGCATTTCCACGATTAGCGGTACCCGGCGCAATCTGGCCAGGACATAGCCGGCGGCAAGGGACGGCAGGCCGGGCGCGGTGACAATGACGACGTCGGGCTTGCGGACCATCATCCCGGCAGGGATGGACAAAAAGGCCGAGTAACACTGGTCCATGAGCCGCGCAGCGCGGGAGTTCCCGTGGCGCAGGTACGGGACGTGGAGAATCTTTTCAGTGAACTGGCCGTTGCGGAGCCGGAACGGCCTGCCGGCCATCCAGCGCGGCAGGGCCCGCCGACCGAAAGGATAGTGCGCCACGGGAGTCACGACGTCGACGTCCCAGCCCGAGTGGGAGAACTCCTTGATCATGGCGGTCCAGCGCCGTTGCGGCGGGCTCTGTTCCGGCCAGTAGGAGTGCGTGATCAGGGTGATCTGCAGGCCGTCGGCCGGGGATTTGGGCGCAGTCGACTCCATTAGGACTTCATCCTGCATGGGAATTAGGACTTACCGGTGCGCGGGACGCCCGTGGCTTTCTTGGATCCGATGAAGCGGAAGTAGGCGAAGCCCAGTCCCAGCAGGACCAGCACGGTGATGGCCTGGACGGCCAGCGGGCTGCCAGTGGCAACGGCAACTGCGGCCTGGACCTCTGACTTGACCATGACGGGGGGATCGGTGGGTGTGGCGATGACGGCGGGGGCCGTGGACGGCGCGGCCGTCGGGGTAGGTGTGGGAGTCGGCGTCTCCGTCGGGGTCTCTTCAACCACCGGAGCCGGTGCAACCGGAGCGACGACGGGCGGCGGCGCGACTACTGCCGGCGCTTGCGTTTCGGCGGGCACGACCGGCGGCGCTACGGGCACGACCGGCGGCACTACCGGGGCCGGCGCGGGGTCCACCGGAACGGGCGTCTCGACCGGCGGGGCCGGCGCGGGGTCCACCGGTGTCGGCACGATCACCGGTTCTGTGGGTGCAGGCGGTGCCGGATCCGTCGCCGGGGCCGTCGGCCCGGGATCGACCGGCGTCGCTGAGGGCGAAACTGCCGGAGCCAGGGGGCTGGGGACCACCAGGTCGTCGGCGTTTGCGGCTGTTGCCGTGCCCATGATTGAAGCGGCCAGGAGCAATGCTCCGAGGCCTGCGCGTATTGATTTATTGCGGCTGCACGACGTCATCGACAGTCCCTCCCCCACAGTGCGAGATTGAATCAGGTGTGCGTTATGCGGCCAACACTAACGTCTTTGTCGGCAGAGCCCCAGAGGTGCACGAGGTCCCAGTCTACTCGAAGGCTAGAGTCAGGCTGTTCAAAGAGATGCTACCTGCGCGGGCGAAAGTGTGGCAGGAGCGCCACGCGGACGGGGTTAAGCTGGATAAATGCTCCCGTTCAGCCGCCCTGTTTCCGCGCGTCTTCCCCTGCTTGCGGCGGCTGCCGCAGCCGGTTTGGCCTTGACGTCCTGCTCCCCGGTAGTCGACGTAACGCCTGCAAAAGACGCCGCGAACGCGGCCTGCGCGCCGATGATGCTGGCCCTACCCGACTCGATCGGCGACGCCAAGCTCCGCAAGACCAATGCCCAGGCCACGGCGGCCTGGGGCGACCCGTCCCTGCTGATTCTCCGCTGCGGAGTCAACGTTCCCGGGCCCACCACGGACCGCTGCGTGAGCGTCAACGGCGTCGATTGGGTCATCAAGGAAGGCAACCCGGTGTGGACGCTGACCACCTACGGGCGCGAACCGGCCACGGAGATCCTCATGGACCCGAACAAAATCAGTTCGGCAACCGTGCTGGCGGACCTCGCCGCCGCGGCGCAGAAGGTCAAGGCCACCCGGAACTGCGTGGGCCTGGCGGACGCACAGAACCTGCCGACCAGCAAGTAGGCAGGTCCTGGGCCCACGCCCCTACCCCTTAGCGGAGCCCGGTTTTCCGGTTCAGTGCCAGGTAAATCAGTTCGTCGATCAATTCCGCGTAGTCCAGCCCCGTGGCCTTCCACATCTGCGGGTACATGCTCTTGGGCGTGAACCCGGGCATGGTGTTGATCTCGTTGATGATCAGCTCGCCTTCGGGCGTGTAGAAGAAGTCCACACGGCTCAGCCCTTCAGCCCCGACGGCGTCAAAAGCGACGGCGGCAAGCTCGCGGACCCGGGCGATGGCCTCCCCGGGGAGGTCGGCCGGGCAGCTGAGGGCGGCGGCGTCGTCAACGTATTTGGCGTTGAAGTCGTAGAACTCATGGCCGCCGCCCGCAACGGAGATCTCCCCCGGCATGGACGTGCGGGGCGCATCGGTCCCCCGGCCCTCCAGCACGGCGCATTCAATCTCCCGGCCGGTGATGCCGGCCTCGATAACGAGCTTCGGATCGTGCTCTCGGGCGGCCTCGATTGCCGCGTCCAGCCCCTCCAGGGAGTCCACCTTGGAGATGCCCATGGAGGACCCGGCCCGCGCGGGCTTGACGAACACCGGGAAGCCGAGCTTGTCCACGCGCTTGCGGACGGTCTCGGGGTCATTGATCCACTGCCGGTCCGTCACCGCGATGTACGGGCCCACGCGCAGCCCGGCCGATTCAAAGACGACTTTCATGAAGTGCTTGTCCATGCCGACCGCGGAGGCCAGCACGCCGGCGCCCACGTACCGGGTGTCGGAGAGTTCCAGGAGGCCCTGGACTGTCCCGTCCTCGCCGAACGGACCGTGCAGCAGCGG
Protein-coding sequences here:
- a CDS encoding ABC transporter permease, which codes for MSIQEKAEAAQIDAAQPEAPATVSVPVNLARLSKVGQRPDFLDYLVQLWDRRSFILFDARARVQSGNDRHHLGAAWLVLTPVLNGLSFYLIFGVFLGTSKGIENFIGYLIIGVFTFQMSTRSILGGAKSLTSNTSMIRAFQFPRASLPISLNVREFLSNIPVTIVMLLFIIFTAPAEEISWRWLLIVPAIVLQFFFNLGIGMLLAPVMLKVPDLSHLLSFVIRFLMYVSAVFFAEDRFGKYPVVRTIMDFNPIYQVIKVIRDSVLYDTTPGWRAWAVLGLWALGSCAVGLFIFWRGEESYGRV
- a CDS encoding glycosyltransferase family 4 protein; translated protein: MMQLVNNVRLAQSVVRQHLTDDPVILFLQLSRRMPAAALPLAKRVGRWAPKDATSSAVLFAALAAGDTADVERRLRIAAGGPVRGERARRLADVALAANLPDVADVLLAKAGTARHVKQARARRLWYDGAVSDAVAALDDAGTAGKRQQARMAAEAAILADAAPALERRSFTPVPGRILHLLTNSLPHTASGYAQRSHSTLLAQKEAGWDVLAVTRMGYPVQVGKLLAKTTDTVDGIRYQRLLPATMAQTIDARLQQQADDLLAVALEFRPSVLHTTTHYVNGLVVRAVAEALGIPWVYEVRGQLADTWASTRGPEARQSEKYRLFQNRETEVMRDADLVLTLGSAMKANIVAAGIPDSKVIIAPNAVGGAFLADPQDQASARRELGLAEAGQFIGTVSSLVPYEGIEDLLAAFVLLAPEMPELRLLIVGDGSSLPALQIQAQRSGHADRIVFTGRVPRNRTPLYHQALDVFVVPRKDLEVTRSVTPLKPVEAMACARPVVASDLPALTEIVEDRVTGRLATAGDPASFAAAIREVFADPERAAKFGAAGRERVLQERTWAANAVALARELEMLGVAR
- a CDS encoding glycosyltransferase family 4 protein; amino-acid sequence: MESTAPKSPADGLQITLITHSYWPEQSPPQRRWTAMIKEFSHSGWDVDVVTPVAHYPFGRRALPRWMAGRPFRLRNGQFTEKILHVPYLRHGNSRAARLMDQCYSAFLSIPAGMMVRKPDVVIVTAPGLPSLAAGYVLARLRRVPLIVEMRDAWPDLARDARLVQGSVKSVVEHVVDFVQHRADLVVTVTEGFAATLRARGVRNVATVSNGVHLDAIPVVGPPEPERDVFEALYLGNHGESQKLDVAIRASALVGDSMHLHMVGHGTQRPALEKLARELKAPVTFHPPLTGDAMLERYSSADTCIVSLRDDWKSFETTVPSKTYEVLAIGRHITAVVRGEAARIVSDAEAGDIVASDPEELAALWRDLAADRGRLVRNGDSRQWVKANAEYEQLAGRYMEIISELLAETGRSR
- a CDS encoding ABC transporter ATP-binding protein, which encodes MSEVSSGLLSEPTVVVDDISVVYRTKNKTEGRTNARTSVLKSLRGLRSESTVRTTALRKISFVANQGDSIGIIGRNGSGKSTLMKVLAGLIIPDSGSVYASSNPILLGVNAALITSISGAQNIRLGCLAMGMSHAEIDAKFDDIVEMSGLEHEVYHPMNSYSSGMGARLRFAIAAAVDPEILLIDEALNTGDAQFKDRSKARMDKVTAQAGTVFVVSHSLGTITGMCNRAIWIDKGDFIMDGTPDEVAKEYRNFIWRMNEGNADYGRQIRAELMASLPEMRTTLLPNGWKRAR
- a CDS encoding D-alanine--D-alanine ligase family protein, with product MTTEGRAGQPKPRVAVLFGGRSSEHAVSCVTAAGVLGAIDKDKYDVIPIGIAKTGQWVLASDDTNAWSLSATSLPEVAPSGQTVTLAEIGGEHQLIVASPNEVPQELGAVDVVFPLLHGPFGEDGTVQGLLELSDTRYVGAGVLASAVGMDKHFMKVVFESAGLRVGPYIAVTDRQWINDPETVRKRVDKLGFPVFVKPARAGSSMGISKVDSLEGLDAAIEAAREHDPKLVIEAGITGREIECAVLEGRGTDAPRTSMPGEISVAGGGHEFYDFNAKYVDDAAALSCPADLPGEAIARVRELAAVAFDAVGAEGLSRVDFFYTPEGELIINEINTMPGFTPKSMYPQMWKATGLDYAELIDELIYLALNRKTGLR
- a CDS encoding DUF3515 family protein encodes the protein MLPFSRPVSARLPLLAAAAAAGLALTSCSPVVDVTPAKDAANAACAPMMLALPDSIGDAKLRKTNAQATAAWGDPSLLILRCGVNVPGPTTDRCVSVNGVDWVIKEGNPVWTLTTYGREPATEILMDPNKISSATVLADLAAAAQKVKATRNCVGLADAQNLPTSK